Proteins co-encoded in one Hymenobacter swuensis DY53 genomic window:
- a CDS encoding DUF4197 domain-containing protein produces MTPLRTLALGLTLTLATTQLATAQTKTTTKKTTTTTKKTTPVKKTTPVKKTTTTTKVAATKVVAPVVVPLTADEATGGLREALTQAVTKAVAQGSETDGFNANADIRIPFPPEAELVAATLRKLRAGALVDNFEVALNRAAETAAGQAKPIFLNAVQNLSLQDALTLATSKETDAATTLLYEKTAADLRTAFQPTMQQSLEQTGAIKLYAEMVARYNKIPLVTPLNPQLVPYATEKTVDGLFALMAAEEGRIRANPAAQGSALLKRVFGGK; encoded by the coding sequence ATGACTCCCCTCCGTACCCTCGCCTTGGGCCTTACGCTCACGCTGGCCACCACGCAGCTGGCCACCGCCCAAACTAAAACCACTACGAAAAAGACCACGACCACCACCAAAAAAACTACCCCGGTCAAGAAAACGACGCCCGTTAAAAAGACCACGACTACCACCAAAGTTGCCGCCACCAAAGTAGTAGCGCCCGTGGTAGTGCCCCTCACGGCCGACGAAGCCACCGGCGGCCTGCGCGAGGCACTTACCCAGGCTGTGACCAAAGCGGTGGCCCAGGGCAGCGAAACTGACGGCTTCAACGCCAACGCCGATATCCGGATTCCGTTTCCGCCCGAGGCGGAACTGGTAGCCGCCACGTTGCGCAAGCTGCGGGCCGGCGCGCTGGTCGATAACTTTGAGGTGGCCCTGAACCGCGCCGCCGAAACGGCCGCTGGCCAGGCCAAACCCATCTTTCTGAACGCGGTGCAGAATCTGAGCCTACAGGACGCCCTCACGCTGGCCACCAGCAAGGAAACGGACGCAGCCACTACGCTGCTCTACGAGAAAACGGCCGCCGACCTGCGCACGGCTTTCCAGCCCACCATGCAACAGTCGTTGGAGCAAACCGGGGCTATCAAGCTCTACGCCGAAATGGTGGCCCGCTATAACAAGATTCCGCTGGTGACGCCCCTCAACCCGCAGTTGGTGCCCTATGCCACCGAGAAAACGGTGGACGGCCTGTTCGCCCTCATGGCCGCCGAGGAAGGCCGCATCCGCGCCAACCCTGCTGCCCAAGGCAGCGCCCTACTCAAGCGCGTATTCGGCGGGAAGTAG
- the lpxA gene encoding acyl-ACP--UDP-N-acetylglucosamine O-acyltransferase codes for MNQPLAYIHPEAKIAQNVVVEPFTTIDKDVEIGEGTWIGPNVTIMAGARIGKNCKIFPGAVIAAQPQDLKFAGEKTTVHIGDNTVIRECVTVNRGTVDKLKTVVGSNCLLMAYVHVAHDCVIGNNCILANTVQVAGHVEIGDYAIVGGSSAIHQFVHIGQHAMISGGSLIRKDVPPFVKAGREPLTYVGINSIGLRRRGFSDQKIAEIQQLYRLLFLSGLNNAAALDQIELELAPSPERDEVVNFIRNSGRGVIKGYSRSNNGSGE; via the coding sequence ATGAACCAGCCGCTCGCCTATATTCACCCCGAAGCCAAGATTGCCCAGAACGTGGTAGTGGAACCCTTCACCACCATTGACAAGGATGTGGAAATCGGGGAAGGCACCTGGATTGGGCCCAACGTCACCATCATGGCGGGGGCGCGCATCGGCAAGAACTGTAAGATTTTCCCGGGGGCCGTTATTGCGGCCCAGCCCCAGGACCTGAAGTTTGCCGGCGAGAAAACCACCGTGCACATCGGCGACAATACCGTGATTCGGGAGTGCGTGACGGTGAATCGCGGTACCGTGGACAAGCTCAAGACCGTGGTGGGCAGCAACTGCCTGCTGATGGCCTACGTGCACGTAGCCCACGACTGCGTGATTGGCAACAATTGTATCCTGGCCAATACGGTGCAGGTGGCGGGCCACGTGGAAATTGGCGACTACGCCATTGTGGGTGGGTCGTCGGCTATTCATCAGTTCGTGCACATCGGGCAGCACGCCATGATTTCGGGTGGCTCACTGATTCGGAAGGATGTGCCGCCCTTCGTGAAGGCGGGCCGCGAGCCGCTGACTTACGTGGGCATCAACAGCATCGGGCTGCGCCGCCGGGGGTTTTCGGATCAGAAGATTGCCGAAATCCAGCAGCTCTACCGCCTACTGTTCCTGAGTGGCCTTAACAATGCCGCCGCCCTTGACCAGATTGAGTTGGAACTGGCACCATCCCCGGAGCGCGACGAGGTAGTGAACTTCATCCGCAACTCCGGCCGTGGCGTCATCAAGGGTTACTCACGCAGCAACAATGGCAGCGGGGAGTAA
- a CDS encoding DUF4197 domain-containing protein, producing MNYRRLLVLHALLLGLQLSASAQIKLSKLGDILKTTLPKTTTTSPSGSTGTGSLTQQEAAQGLREALSQGISKGTDQASKQDGFYLNRLIRIPFPADAQRVANTLRSIGLGSQVDRFELTLNRGAEDAAKSAKPIFLAAIKSLTFKDVWGILTGEKDAATNYLKRTTTEQLTTAFRPIIQQSLDKVGATKYYTDLTTRYNRIPLVTPVQTDLNQYATGKAIDGLFTLVAQEEANIRENPVARTTDLLKRVFGRK from the coding sequence ATGAACTACCGCCGTCTTCTTGTATTACACGCTTTGCTGCTGGGGCTGCAGCTTTCCGCTTCGGCTCAAATCAAGCTCTCAAAACTGGGAGATATCCTCAAAACCACGCTGCCTAAAACCACTACTACCAGCCCAAGCGGCAGCACGGGTACCGGCAGTCTTACGCAGCAGGAAGCGGCCCAGGGCCTGCGCGAAGCCCTTTCTCAGGGCATTAGCAAGGGTACCGATCAGGCCTCGAAACAGGATGGTTTCTACCTGAACCGGCTGATCCGGATTCCGTTCCCCGCCGATGCTCAGCGCGTGGCCAATACGTTGCGCTCCATTGGCTTGGGTAGTCAGGTGGATCGGTTTGAGCTAACGCTGAACCGGGGCGCGGAGGATGCGGCCAAAAGCGCCAAGCCCATCTTTCTGGCGGCCATCAAAAGCCTCACGTTTAAGGATGTGTGGGGCATCCTGACCGGGGAGAAGGACGCCGCTACCAACTACCTCAAGCGCACCACCACTGAGCAGCTCACCACGGCCTTCCGGCCCATCATTCAGCAAAGCTTGGATAAAGTAGGGGCCACCAAATACTACACCGACCTGACCACCCGCTACAACCGCATCCCGCTGGTAACGCCCGTGCAGACCGACCTTAACCAATACGCCACCGGCAAAGCCATCGACGGCCTGTTCACGCTGGTGGCCCAGGAGGAAGCCAACATTCGGGAAAACCCCGTTGCCCGCACCACCGACCTGCTCAAGCGCGTCTTCGGTCGCAAATAG
- a CDS encoding HD domain-containing protein yields MNKKKIFNDPVYGFVTIPTELLFDLIEHTYFQRLRRIQQLGLTMFVYPGALHTRFHHALGAMHLMTLALRTLKDKGVKISAREGEAAMAAILLHDIGHGPLSHALERSIFHDVHHEAVSLHLMRKLNAQFNGALDLAIAIFEGTYDRPFFHQLVSSQLDMDRLDYLNRDSFYTGVQEGRPGADRLIKMLTVVDERLVLEEKAVYSIENFLVSRRLMYWQVYLHKTVTSAEQMVIRIMQRARDLVRAGVEVPAAPNLHFFLSRHVTQQEFEHDDQVMRRFVRLDDTDVWGAVKLWADHPDKVLNYLAQSLLDRHLFKITLQAEPFDDEFQLGIVDLIAEHFCLPAHDAAQLMLTGRISNNAYDADGQDPIDVLTKSGRVVNVAEASDLPNIRAISQRVEKHYICYPKEIL; encoded by the coding sequence ATGAACAAGAAAAAAATCTTCAACGACCCGGTGTACGGCTTCGTGACCATTCCGACGGAGTTGTTGTTTGACCTCATTGAGCACACGTACTTCCAGCGTCTGCGCCGGATTCAGCAGCTGGGCCTTACCATGTTCGTGTATCCGGGGGCTTTGCACACCCGCTTCCACCACGCGCTGGGCGCCATGCACCTGATGACGCTAGCCCTGCGTACGCTCAAGGACAAAGGGGTGAAGATTTCGGCCCGGGAGGGCGAGGCCGCCATGGCCGCCATTCTGCTTCACGATATTGGCCACGGCCCCCTCTCCCATGCCCTGGAGCGCAGCATCTTCCACGATGTGCACCACGAGGCCGTGAGCCTGCACCTCATGCGCAAGCTCAACGCGCAATTCAACGGTGCGCTGGATCTGGCCATTGCTATCTTCGAGGGCACTTATGACCGGCCGTTTTTTCACCAGCTCGTGAGCAGCCAGCTAGACATGGACCGGCTCGACTACCTCAACCGGGACTCCTTTTATACCGGCGTGCAGGAAGGCCGTCCCGGAGCCGACCGCCTCATCAAGATGCTGACGGTGGTAGACGAGCGGCTGGTGCTGGAAGAGAAGGCTGTGTACAGTATTGAGAATTTCCTGGTGAGCCGGCGGCTGATGTACTGGCAGGTGTATCTGCACAAAACCGTTACCTCAGCCGAGCAGATGGTGATTCGCATTATGCAGCGTGCCCGGGATTTGGTGCGGGCCGGCGTGGAAGTCCCGGCCGCCCCCAACCTGCATTTCTTCCTGTCGCGCCACGTCACGCAGCAGGAGTTTGAGCACGACGACCAGGTGATGCGCCGCTTCGTGCGGCTGGATGATACCGACGTGTGGGGCGCGGTAAAGCTCTGGGCTGACCATCCCGACAAAGTTCTCAACTACCTGGCCCAAAGTCTGCTCGACCGGCACCTGTTTAAAATCACGCTCCAGGCCGAGCCTTTCGACGATGAGTTTCAGCTGGGCATCGTGGACTTGATTGCCGAGCATTTCTGCCTGCCCGCCCACGACGCGGCCCAGCTCATGCTCACGGGCCGCATCAGCAACAACGCCTACGATGCCGACGGCCAAGACCCCATTGACGTGCTCACTAAAAGCGGCCGGGTAGTGAACGTGGCCGAGGCCTCGGACCTGCCCAACATCCGCGCCATCAGCCAGCGCGTGGAGAAGCACTATATCTGTTATCCCAAGGAAATTCTGTGA
- the lpxD gene encoding UDP-3-O-(3-hydroxymyristoyl)glucosamine N-acyltransferase — translation MEFTVGQIAEVLRGAVEGDATQRIDRLAKIEEGQAGSLSFLANLKYEHHLYTTGATAVIVSRTLELRQPTTATLIRVDDPYTSFTTLLEFYQQATRTGKRGVEEPAYMAASSRIGENHYRGAFSYIGENCEIGQDVVIFPHVFIGDRVKIGDGTILYAGAKVYAETVIGSRCTIHAGAVIGSDGFGFAPQPDGSYRTIPQIGNVVLEDNVSVGANATIDCATMGSTLIREGAKVDNLVQIAHNVEIGRHTVVAAQTGISGSTKIGDFCVLAGQTGIAGHLSLANRTTVTAQSGVGKSIKEEGILLQGSPAFMLRDSLRANAIFRHLPEVERRLTQLERNQSATEKP, via the coding sequence ATGGAATTTACCGTAGGCCAGATAGCAGAAGTGCTGCGCGGAGCAGTAGAAGGCGACGCCACCCAGCGCATTGACCGACTTGCCAAGATTGAAGAGGGCCAGGCCGGCTCCCTGTCGTTTCTGGCCAACCTCAAGTACGAGCACCACCTCTACACAACTGGGGCCACGGCCGTCATTGTCAGTCGCACCCTGGAGCTGCGCCAGCCCACCACGGCGACCCTCATCCGGGTAGATGACCCCTATACCAGCTTCACCACGCTGCTGGAATTCTACCAGCAGGCCACGCGCACCGGCAAGCGCGGCGTGGAGGAGCCGGCCTACATGGCCGCCAGCTCCCGCATCGGCGAGAACCACTACCGCGGGGCCTTTTCCTACATCGGCGAAAACTGCGAAATCGGGCAGGACGTGGTGATTTTCCCCCACGTGTTCATCGGCGACCGGGTAAAAATCGGGGACGGCACAATTTTGTACGCTGGCGCAAAAGTGTACGCCGAAACCGTCATCGGCAGCCGCTGCACCATTCACGCCGGGGCCGTCATCGGATCCGATGGGTTTGGGTTTGCACCCCAGCCCGACGGCTCCTACCGCACCATCCCGCAGATTGGCAACGTGGTGCTGGAAGACAACGTGAGCGTGGGCGCCAACGCCACCATCGACTGCGCCACTATGGGCTCCACCCTCATTCGGGAAGGCGCCAAGGTGGACAACCTCGTCCAAATTGCCCACAACGTGGAAATAGGCCGCCACACGGTGGTAGCGGCCCAGACGGGCATTTCAGGCTCCACCAAAATCGGGGACTTCTGCGTCCTCGCCGGCCAGACGGGTATTGCCGGGCACCTCAGCCTGGCCAACCGCACTACCGTCACGGCGCAATCGGGCGTGGGCAAATCCATTAAGGAAGAAGGCATTCTGTTGCAGGGCTCTCCCGCCTTCATGTTGCGGGATAGTCTGCGGGCCAATGCCATCTTCCGCCACCTGCCCGAGGTAGAACGCCGCCTCACCCAACTAGAACGCAACCAAAGCGCAACGGAAAAGCCCTAG
- a CDS encoding bifunctional UDP-3-O-[3-hydroxymyristoyl] N-acetylglucosamine deacetylase/3-hydroxyacyl-ACP dehydratase gives MNDKQHTIKGPVTVSGIGLHTGVQATMTFCPAPINHGYKFQRIDLPGQPIVDADVDNVVDLSRGTTIEQNGARVNTVEHTLAALVGLQIDNVMIQLDGPEPPIMDGSSYEFIKPLMEVGLEEQNALRNYFEIPDEIRYVDNARAVEIAGLPLNSYRLTVMVDYNSPVLGSQHASLTHIDQFTTEIASSRTFCFLHELEALYKSNLIKGGDLSNAIVVVDRVVSDEELDELATMLGKPKVAVKKEGILNNVDLRYKNEPARHKLLDLVGDLALVGRPLKGQILAARPGHAANVAFAKRIKKKMMEAHTSPVPAYDPAREPVMDINKIAATLPHRYPFLLIDKIIHLDATTVTGVKNVTFNEPFFPGHFPGNPVMPGVLQIEAMAQTGGILVLSTVPDPENYWTYFLGIENCRFRRMVKPGDTILFKCELTAPIKRGIAKMSGKAYVNGKVVMEAEMSASIVRKTA, from the coding sequence ATGAACGACAAGCAACACACCATTAAGGGCCCCGTCACCGTGAGCGGCATTGGCCTGCACACGGGCGTACAGGCCACCATGACGTTCTGTCCCGCGCCCATTAACCACGGCTACAAATTTCAGCGCATCGACTTGCCCGGCCAGCCCATTGTGGATGCCGACGTGGATAACGTAGTGGACCTTTCCCGCGGTACTACCATTGAGCAAAACGGTGCCCGCGTGAATACGGTGGAGCACACGTTGGCGGCTCTGGTAGGGTTGCAGATTGACAATGTCATGATTCAGCTGGACGGCCCCGAGCCGCCCATTATGGATGGCAGCAGCTACGAGTTCATCAAGCCGCTGATGGAAGTAGGGCTGGAAGAGCAGAACGCCCTGCGCAACTACTTCGAGATACCCGACGAAATCCGCTACGTGGACAACGCCCGGGCCGTGGAAATTGCCGGCCTGCCGCTGAACAGCTACCGCCTCACGGTGATGGTGGATTACAACTCGCCGGTATTGGGTTCCCAACACGCCTCGCTCACTCACATCGACCAGTTCACCACCGAAATTGCCTCGTCCCGTACGTTTTGCTTTCTGCACGAGCTGGAGGCTCTCTACAAGTCGAACCTGATCAAAGGTGGTGATTTGAGCAACGCTATTGTGGTGGTAGACCGTGTAGTAAGCGACGAGGAGCTGGACGAGCTGGCCACCATGCTGGGTAAACCCAAAGTGGCCGTGAAGAAGGAAGGCATCCTCAACAACGTAGACCTGCGCTACAAGAACGAACCCGCTCGCCACAAGCTCCTCGACTTGGTGGGCGACCTGGCCTTAGTAGGCCGCCCGCTGAAAGGTCAGATTCTGGCCGCCCGGCCCGGCCACGCGGCCAACGTGGCGTTTGCCAAGCGCATCAAGAAAAAGATGATGGAGGCCCACACCAGCCCGGTGCCGGCCTACGACCCGGCCCGGGAGCCGGTGATGGACATCAACAAGATTGCTGCCACCCTGCCCCACCGCTACCCCTTCCTGCTCATCGATAAAATCATTCACCTCGACGCCACCACCGTGACGGGCGTAAAGAATGTGACGTTCAATGAGCCGTTTTTTCCCGGCCATTTCCCCGGCAACCCTGTCATGCCCGGTGTGCTGCAGATTGAGGCCATGGCCCAGACCGGCGGTATTCTGGTGCTGAGCACCGTGCCCGATCCGGAAAATTACTGGACCTATTTTCTGGGAATCGAAAACTGCCGCTTCCGTCGGATGGTTAAACCCGGCGACACGATTCTGTTCAAATGCGAGCTGACGGCTCCCATCAAGCGAGGCATTGCCAAAATGAGCGGCAAAGCTTATGTGAACGGCAAAGTGGTCATGGAAGCCGAAATGTCGGCCAGCATCGTCCGCAAAACTGCCTAG
- the porX gene encoding T9SS response regulator signal transducer PorX — protein MQQYSILWADDEIDLLKPHILFLKDKGYEVTGVNSGADAIEEIQEKTYDIVFLDENMPGLTGLETLTEIKAVRPTVPVVMITKSEEEHIMESAIGAKIADYLIKPVNPNQILLSVKKVLDNKRLVSEATNSGYQRDFRQLGMQLSDRLSATEWADVYKKLVYWELEINETEGKSMAEVFNMQKDEANTYFGRFITENYEDWVNGDDKEAPLMSHQLFQERVFPLLKETGDQPVYFLLIDNLRYDQWKVLEPIIAELFTVDSEETYYSILPTTTAYARNAIFSGMMPGEIQKKYPNLWVWDDDDEGKNMHEAEFMEIMFQKANQKHKFSYNKVTNLQAGKDLLGKMANLHNNYKCNVIVYNFVDMLSHARTDMAMIRELAADESAYRSITRSWFLHSPLYEMLQQISERKGKLIITTDHGTIRVKRPYKIVGDRNTNTNLRYKHGKNLGFDDSRDVYTVRKPERIFLPRENVSTAYVFTVGDYFFAYPNNYNYYVNYYKDTFQHGGISLEECIIPYVTLSPKG, from the coding sequence ATGCAACAATACAGCATACTCTGGGCCGATGATGAAATCGACCTGCTGAAACCCCACATTCTGTTTCTCAAAGACAAAGGCTACGAGGTAACCGGCGTAAACTCCGGGGCCGATGCCATTGAGGAAATTCAGGAGAAGACGTACGACATCGTATTTCTGGATGAGAACATGCCTGGTCTCACTGGCCTGGAAACCCTCACCGAAATCAAAGCGGTGCGCCCTACCGTACCCGTGGTCATGATTACCAAGAGCGAGGAAGAGCACATCATGGAGTCGGCCATCGGGGCCAAAATTGCCGATTACCTCATCAAGCCGGTGAATCCCAACCAGATTCTGCTGTCGGTAAAGAAGGTTCTCGACAACAAGCGGCTGGTCAGCGAAGCCACCAACAGCGGCTATCAGCGCGACTTCCGCCAGCTGGGCATGCAGCTCTCCGACCGCCTTTCGGCCACCGAGTGGGCTGATGTGTACAAGAAGCTGGTGTACTGGGAGCTGGAAATCAACGAGACAGAAGGCAAGAGCATGGCCGAAGTCTTCAATATGCAGAAGGACGAGGCTAACACGTACTTCGGCCGCTTCATCACGGAGAATTACGAGGACTGGGTAAACGGCGACGATAAGGAAGCCCCACTCATGTCGCACCAGCTGTTTCAGGAGCGGGTATTTCCGCTGCTCAAGGAAACCGGTGACCAGCCCGTGTATTTCCTGCTCATCGACAACCTGCGCTACGACCAGTGGAAGGTACTGGAGCCCATCATTGCCGAGCTATTTACCGTCGATTCGGAGGAAACCTACTATAGCATTCTGCCCACCACCACGGCGTATGCGCGTAATGCCATCTTCTCGGGCATGATGCCGGGTGAAATCCAGAAGAAGTATCCCAACCTGTGGGTGTGGGACGACGACGACGAGGGCAAGAACATGCACGAGGCCGAGTTCATGGAAATCATGTTCCAGAAGGCCAACCAGAAGCATAAGTTTAGCTATAACAAGGTGACCAACCTGCAGGCCGGTAAAGACCTGCTGGGCAAAATGGCTAACCTGCACAACAACTACAAGTGCAACGTCATCGTCTACAACTTTGTGGACATGCTCAGCCACGCCCGCACCGATATGGCCATGATCCGGGAGCTGGCCGCCGATGAGTCGGCGTACCGCAGCATCACCCGCTCGTGGTTCCTGCACTCGCCGCTGTATGAAATGCTCCAGCAGATTTCGGAGCGTAAAGGCAAGCTCATCATCACCACCGACCACGGCACCATCCGGGTGAAGCGGCCCTACAAGATTGTGGGCGACCGGAACACGAATACCAACCTGCGCTACAAGCACGGCAAAAACCTGGGCTTCGATGACTCCCGCGACGTGTACACCGTGCGCAAGCCGGAGCGCATTTTCCTGCCCCGCGAAAACGTGAGCACCGCCTACGTCTTCACGGTAGGTGACTACTTCTTCGCCTACCCCAACAACTACAATTACTACGTGAACTACTACAAGGACACGTTCCAGCACGGCGGCATCTCCCTGGAGGAATGCATCATTCCGTACGTCACGCTCAGCCCGAAAGGGTAA
- a CDS encoding ABC transporter ATP-binding protein produces MQITATGLSKRFAREWIFRDLTHTFRTGTATAILGPNGAGKSTLLNTLSGQILPTAGTILYEFQGQRVAVEDVPVRLAYAAPYLELIEELTLTELIRFHTRFKPLQPGLSAEELITLMYLEKSRHKLVRDFSSGMKQRLKLALALYADTPLLLLDEPTTNLDRTGVAWYLEHVRATLAGRTVLVSSNVPEEYNFCTEQVNITDFGARAAQ; encoded by the coding sequence ATGCAGATTACCGCCACGGGCCTGAGTAAGCGGTTTGCCCGGGAATGGATTTTCCGGGACCTTACGCACACGTTTCGGACGGGCACGGCCACGGCTATTCTGGGGCCTAACGGAGCCGGAAAAAGTACCCTGCTGAATACCCTGTCGGGCCAGATTCTGCCCACGGCCGGCACTATTTTGTATGAATTTCAAGGGCAGAGGGTGGCCGTGGAAGACGTGCCCGTCCGTCTGGCGTACGCCGCGCCCTACCTGGAGCTGATTGAGGAGTTGACCCTGACCGAGTTGATCCGGTTTCACACCCGTTTCAAGCCTTTGCAGCCCGGCCTTTCCGCTGAGGAGCTGATTACGCTGATGTACCTGGAGAAATCCCGCCATAAGCTGGTGCGCGACTTCTCCAGTGGTATGAAGCAGCGCCTGAAGCTGGCCCTGGCCCTCTACGCCGATACGCCTCTGCTGCTGCTCGACGAGCCCACCACCAACCTCGACCGGACGGGTGTGGCTTGGTATCTGGAACACGTCCGGGCGACGCTGGCCGGCCGCACCGTACTGGTGTCTAGCAATGTGCCTGAAGAATACAACTTCTGCACGGAGCAGGTCAACATTACCGACTTCGGGGCCCGAGCTGCCCAGTAG
- a CDS encoding cysteine hydrolase family protein gives MKPITTAIIFIEFQNDFTTPGGSLHDAVKTVMKQTNMLAHAEDLVRQARMAGALIVHVPISFTENYRELSPRPYGILKGVVDSNSFRQGSWGAEIVDVLRPQAEDIVIEGKRGLDGFVSTNLDFVLRQRGITHVALAGFLTNCCVESTMRTAYEYGYQVYTLTDCTATVSEEEQRLACEKNFPMFSHPLTHQDFLEQLLTAEVPETVER, from the coding sequence ATGAAGCCCATTACTACTGCCATTATCTTCATTGAGTTTCAGAACGATTTCACTACACCCGGCGGCTCTCTGCATGACGCGGTGAAGACAGTAATGAAGCAAACCAACATGTTGGCCCACGCCGAAGACCTGGTCCGGCAGGCCCGGATGGCCGGGGCGCTTATTGTGCATGTGCCCATCAGCTTCACCGAAAACTACCGGGAGCTGAGTCCCCGGCCCTACGGCATTCTGAAAGGAGTAGTAGACAGCAACTCGTTCCGCCAGGGCTCCTGGGGGGCGGAAATTGTGGACGTGCTCCGGCCACAGGCGGAGGATATTGTTATTGAAGGCAAGCGGGGGCTCGATGGATTTGTGAGTACCAACCTGGATTTTGTACTGCGGCAGCGCGGCATCACGCACGTTGCCCTGGCAGGTTTCCTCACCAACTGCTGCGTGGAATCTACCATGCGCACCGCGTACGAGTACGGCTATCAGGTGTACACGCTCACCGACTGCACCGCCACGGTAAGCGAGGAGGAGCAGCGCCTGGCTTGCGAGAAAAACTTCCCCATGTTCTCGCACCCGCTCACCCACCAGGATTTTCTTGAGCAGCTCCTGACCGCAGAAGTTCCTGAGACAGTGGAGCGGTAG